One part of the Arabidopsis thaliana chromosome 4, partial sequence genome encodes these proteins:
- a CDS encoding major centromere autoantigen B-like protein (unknown protein; BEST Arabidopsis thaliana protein match is: unknown protein (TAIR:AT2G24550.1); Has 205 Blast hits to 205 proteins in 31 species: Archae - 0; Bacteria - 0; Metazoa - 5; Fungi - 3; Plants - 187; Viruses - 0; Other Eukaryotes - 10 (source: NCBI BLink).) — MEVLVGSTFRDRSSVTTHDQAVPASLSSRIGLRRCGRSPPPESSSSVGETSENEEDEDDAVSSSQGRWLNSFSSSLEDSLPIKRGLSNHYIGKSKSFGNLMEASNTNDLVKVESPLNKRRRLLIANKLRRRSSLSSFSIYTKINPNSMPLLALQESDNEDHKLNDDDDDDDSSSDDETSKLKEKRMKMTNHRDFMVPQTKSCFSLTSFQDDDDR; from the exons ATGGAGGTTCTGGTAGGTTCTACGTTTAGGGATCGTAGCAGCGTCACGACGCATGATCAGGCCGTACCGGCGTCTCTGTCTAGCCGGATTGGTTTGAGGAGATGTGGTAGATCTCCTCCGCCGGAGAGTTCGTCGTCCGTTGGAGAAACCAGCGAAAacgaggaagatgaagacgaCGCCGTTTCGTCATCACAAGGAAGATGGCTCAATTCGTTTAGTTCATCTTTGGAAGATTCTCTTCCGATTAA GAGAGGATTATCAAACCATTACATAGGGAAATCGAAATCGTTTGGGAATTTAATGGAAGCGAGTAACACAAACGATTTGGTGAAAGTGGAGAGTCCATtgaacaagagaagaagattgcttATTGCTAATAAGCTAAGAAGAAGATCGTCCTTGTCTTCTTTCAGCATCTACACTAAAATTAACCCTAATTCTATGCCGTTGCTTGCATTGCAAGAATCTGACAACGAGGATCATAAActcaatgatgatgatgatgatgatgatagtaGCAGTGATGATGAAACTAGTAAGCTGAAagagaagaggatgaagatgacgaaCCATAGAGATTTTATGGTTCCTCAGACTAAGAGCTGTTTTAGCTTAACTAGTTttcaagatgatgatgatcgaTGA
- a CDS encoding SDA1 family protein (SDA1 family protein; FUNCTIONS IN: binding; INVOLVED IN: biological_process unknown; LOCATED IN: cellular_component unknown; EXPRESSED IN: flower; EXPRESSED DURING: petal differentiation and expansion stage; CONTAINS InterPro DOMAIN/s: Domain of unknown function, nucleolar NUC130/133, N-terminal (InterPro:IPR012977), Armadillo-type fold (InterPro:IPR016024), SDA1 (InterPro:IPR007949); BEST Arabidopsis thaliana protein match is: ARM repeat superfamily protein (TAIR:AT1G13160.1); Has 8756 Blast hits to 5682 proteins in 453 species: Archae - 14; Bacteria - 613; Metazoa - 3270; Fungi - 1126; Plants - 516; Viruses - 196; Other Eukaryotes - 3021 (source: NCBI BLink).), with protein MFLAHVTPFYPNQLAAFPAQLTDLLRTSCLAMPSGLRYQVAQSLILLMNRKSLVIEDLLALFLDIQTLGDKNLRKLAFSHIVQTIRKMSITDPRHKSLHKIVFSMLEQEDETKAKRALVTLCELHKKKVWFGDKHDRVAIAICEACFHTSPRIRISSLRFLLDYDNINDEDDSDLRLCLTERLFTSKKKKQAKLQRAMRSIKRKQRASSENTTSTYSPLNHLNDAQNFAERLLPLIRPKPDESTVETNDKSSGETDDKSTGETYERRETRLMIIKVIARTIGLHKLLLFKFYTYLQAYAKDGVKDITQILAAAVQACHDGVPSDAVEPLFKQIVNKFLHDRSSPEAIPVALNVVREMFLRIPELMTEDLLHDLAQYKTDKKYRTHRKAISAASASLIALFREINPLLLVKKDRGRPGGPIARPKKYGEVNVFSNVPNVDLLQESDDDEVALPGSDDIEQELITEDEAEEDSNDGDDMNNTEDDTLVSGDEEEEKNDSDEAETDWENEEDEGEASVEGSGNREKAKGKKRKLVDFDASLLAADTSLRALKRCAEAEREQTSFAERDGILSNEDFRKIKEVKGKKDAKLALARKGLKVPDSDKLSKKLVNPAKLEAHIRQKLIKEERLELVKAGREDRGKYKSKTAIKQKKTGGSSNRQKEHKKNMPLAAVRSKAGKAKRVKKMKNSHSGSQFRGRKAWK; from the exons ATGTTTCTCGCTCATGTCACTCCGTTTTATCCGAACCAGCTCGCCGCTTTTCCAGCTCAATTGACTGATTTACTCCGTACCTCATGCCTGGCAATGCCGTCGGGGCTTCGGTACCAAGTTGCGCaatctctgattcttcttATGAATCGAAag AGTCTTGTCATCGAGGATTTGTTAGCTCTGTTTCTAGATATTCAAACTCTTGGTGATAAAAACTTGCGAAAGCTTGCTTTCTCTCATATTGTTCAAACCATTCGTAAAATGAGTATCACTGATCCAAGGCACAAATCTCTTCACAAGATTGTTTTCTCTATGTTGGag CAAGAAGATGAAACCAAGGCTAAGAGAGCACTTGTTACCCTTTGTGAGcttcacaagaaaaaagtcTGGTTTGGTGATAAACATGACAGAGTAGCAATTGCCATTTGTGAAGCCTGCTTTCATACTTCACCTAG GATCAGGATATCTTCCCTTCGGTTTCTTCTTGACTACGACAACATTAACGATGAGGATGATAGTGATCTCAGGTTGTGTTTAACAGAGAGGCTGTTTACAAG caagaagaaaaagcaagcAAAACTGCAACGCGCCATGCGAAGTATTAAACGAAAGCAGCGTGCGTCGTCTGAGAACACTACTTCAACTTATTCACCTCTTAATCATCTAAATGATGCACAG AATTTTGCAGAGAGGTTGCTTCCCCTTATTAGGCCTAAGCCTGACGAGAGCACTGTGGAAACTAATGACAAGAGCAGTGGGGAAACTGATGACAAGAGCACTGGGGAAACTTATGAACGGCGCGAG ACCAGGTTGATGATTATAAAAGTTATTGCACGAACAATTGGTCTTCACAAGTTgcttttattcaaattttatactTATCTTCAAGCGTATGCTAAG GATGGTGTAAAGGACATTACACAAATACTTGCAGCAGCAGTTCAGGCTTGCCATGATGGG GTACCTTCGGATGCCGTGGAGCCACTGTTCAAGCAAATAGTGAATAAGTTTTTACACGATCGCTCAAGTCCGGAG GCTATTCCTGTCGCACTCAATGTGGTACGAGAAATGTTCCTTAGGATTCCCGAG TTGATGACAGAAGACTTGCTGCATGATCTTGCTCAGTATAAAACGGATAAAAAGTACCGTACCCATAGAAAAGCCATCTCAGCAGCATCTGCTTCCCTCATAGCATTGTTCAGAGAG ATCAACCCTTTGCTACTAGTGAAAAAAGACCGTGGCCGTCCTGGAGGTCCCATTGCCAGACCTAAAAAGTATGGAGAAGTCAATGTCTTCAGCAATGTTCCCAATGTTGATTTATTGCaagaaagtgatgatgatgaagtggCGTTGCCTGGGAGTGATGATATCGAACAGGAGCTGATAACTGAGGACGAGGCTGAAGAAGATTctaatgatggtgatgatatGAATAACACTGAAGATGATACTTTGGTTAgtggagatgaagaggaagagaagaatgaCAGTGATGAAGCCGAGACTGATTgggaaaacgaagaagatgaaggagaagctTCTGTGGAGGGTAGtggaaacagagagaaagcaAAGGGGAAGAAAAGGAAGTTAGTAGATTTTGATGCGAGTCTCCTCGCTGCTGATACAAGCCTACGAGCACTAAAGAGATGCGCAGAGGCAGAGAGGGAACAGACATCTTTTGCAGAAAGAGATGGCATACTTTCCAATGAGGACTTccgaaaaatcaaagaagttaag GGAAAGAAGGATGCGAAACTTGCATTGGCTCGAAAAGGATTGAAAGTTCCGGATTCTGATAAGCTAAGTAAGAAGCTGGTCAATCCAGCCAAACTTGAA GCTCACATAAGGCAGAAactaataaaagaagaaaggctGGAGTTAGTTAAAGCGGGTAGGGAGGACCGAGGGAAATACAAATCCAAGACTGCCATCAAGCAGAAGAAG ACCGGAGGATCGAGCAATAGACAGAAGGAACACAAGAAGAATATGCCTCTCGCTGCAGTAAGATCAAAGGCTGGGAAAGCAAAGCGAgtcaagaaaatgaagaatagCCACAGCGGAAGCCAGTTCAGAGGAAGGAAAGCTTGGAAGTGA
- the CYP83B1 gene encoding cytochrome P450, family 83, subfamily B, polypeptide 1 (''cytochrome P450, family 83, subfamily B, polypeptide 1'' (CYP83B1); FUNCTIONS IN: oxidoreductase activity, acting on paired donors, with incorporation or reduction of molecular oxygen, NADH or NADPH as one donor, and incorporation of one atom of oxygen, oxygen binding; INVOLVED IN: in 9 processes; LOCATED IN: mitochondrion, endoplasmic reticulum, plasma membrane, membrane; EXPRESSED IN: 24 plant structures; EXPRESSED DURING: 13 growth stages; CONTAINS InterPro DOMAIN/s: Cytochrome P450 (InterPro:IPR001128), Cytochrome P450, conserved site (InterPro:IPR017972), Cytochrome P450, E-class, group I (InterPro:IPR002401); BEST Arabidopsis thaliana protein match is: cytochrome P450, family 83, subfamily A, polypeptide 1 (TAIR:AT4G13770.1); Has 32513 Blast hits to 32256 proteins in 1630 species: Archae - 47; Bacteria - 2956; Metazoa - 11814; Fungi - 7162; Plants - 9504; Viruses - 6; Other Eukaryotes - 1024 (source: NCBI BLink).) — protein sequence MDLLLIIAGLVAAAAFFFLRSTTKKSLRLPPGPKGLPIIGNLHQMEKFNPQHFLFRLSKLYGPIFTMKIGGRRLAVISSAELAKELLKTQDLNFTARPLLKGQQTMSYQGRELGFGQYTAYYREMRKMCMVNLFSPNRVASFRPVREEECQRMMDKIYKAADQSGTVDLSELLLSFTNCVVCRQAFGKRYNEYGTEMKRFIDILYETQALLGTLFFSDLFPYFGFLDNLTGLSARLKKAFKELDTYLQELLDETLDPNRPKQETESFIDLLMQIYKDQPFSIKFTHENVKAMILDIVVPGTDTAAAVVVWAMTYLIKYPEAMKKAQDEVRSVIGDKGYVSEEDIPNLPYLKAVIKESLRLEPVIPILLHRETIADAKIGGYDIPAKTIIQVNAWAVSRDTAAWGDNPNEFIPERFMNEHKGVDFKGQDFELLPFGSGRRMCPAMHLGIAMVEIPFANLLYKFDWSLPKGIKPEDIKMDVMTGLAMHKKEHLVLAPTKHI from the exons atggatCTCTTATTGATTATAGCCGGTTTAGTAGCGGCTGCAGCCTTCTTTTTCCTCCGTAGCACGACCAAGAAATCTCTCCGGTTACCTCCGGGACCAAAAGGTCTTCCTATTATAGGAAACCTTCACCAGATGGAGAAATTCAACCCCCAACACTTCCTTTTCCGTCTCTCCAAGCTATACGGCCCGATTTTCACGATGAAAATCGGTGGCCGTCGCCTCGCGGTGATCTCCTCGGCCGAGCTAGCCAAGGAGCTACTCAAAACTCAAGACCTCAACTTCACCGCTCGTCCTCTCTTGAAAGGGCAACAAACCATGTCGTATCAAGGCCGTGAGCTTGGTTTCGGACAGTACACCGCGTACTACCGTGAGATGAGGAAGATGTGTATGGTGAACCTCTTCAGCCCGAACCGTGTCGCAAGTTTCAGACCggttagagaagaagagtgtcAACGGATGATGGACAAGATCTATAAAGCCGCTGATCAATCAGGCACCGTTGATCTAAGTGAGCTTCTCTTGTCTTTCACTAACTGTGTCGTATGTAGACAAGCTTTTGGGAAACGGTACAATGAGTACGGCACAGAGATGAAGAGATTCATAGATATCTTGTACGAGACGCAAGCACTTTTGGGCACTCTGTTTTTCTCCGACCTTTTCCCTTATTTCGGATTCCTTGACAACCTCACTGGTCTCAGTGCACGTCTCAAGAAAGCTTTCAAGGAGCTTGACACTTACCTTCAAGAACTTCTAGACGAGACTCTTGACCCTAACCGCCctaaacaagaaacagagagtttCATTGATCTTTTGATGCAGATCTACAAAGACCAACCTTTCTCCATCAAATTCACTCACGAAAATGTCAAGGCCATGATATTG GATATTGTTGTGCCGGGAACTGACACGGCGGCTGCAGTGGTGGTATGGGCCATGACTTACCTTATTAAGTACCCTGAAGCAATGAAGAAAGCTCAAGACGAAGTGAGGAGTGTGATAGGTGACAAAGGATATGTCTCTGAAGAAGACATACCTAATCTCCCTTACCTAAAGGCAGTCATCAAGGAGTCTCTTCGGCTCGAACCAGTCATCCCCATTCTTCTACACAGAGAAACTATCGCAGACGCAAAGATAGGTGGCTATGATATTCCGGCCAAGACCATCATTCAGGTGAACGCATGGGCGGTTTCTCGTGACACAGCCGCGTGGGGAGACAACCCTAATGAGTTCATTCCAGAGAGGTTCATGAACGAGCACAAAGGAGTGGACTTCAAGGGCCAAGATTTTGAGCTCCTACCTTTCGGGTCGGGCCGGAGAATGTGCCCGGCCATGCATCTTGGGATTGCAATGGTAGAGATACCTTTCGCTAACCTTCTCTACAAATTTGACTGGAGTCTACCTAAAGGGATTAAACCAGAGGATATAAAGATGGACGTCATGACTGGACTCGCTATGCACAAGAAAGAACACCTCGTTCTTGCACCAACGAAACACATCTGA
- a CDS encoding Coatomer, beta subunit (Coatomer, beta subunit; FUNCTIONS IN: clathrin binding, structural molecule activity, binding; INVOLVED IN: intracellular protein transport, vesicle-mediated transport; LOCATED IN: membrane; EXPRESSED IN: guard cell, leaf; CONTAINS InterPro DOMAIN/s: Coatomer, beta subunit, C-terminal (InterPro:IPR011710), Armadillo-like helical (InterPro:IPR011989), Coatomer, beta subunit (InterPro:IPR016460), Armadillo-type fold (InterPro:IPR016024), Clathrin/coatomer adaptor, adaptin-like, N-terminal (InterPro:IPR002553); BEST Arabidopsis thaliana protein match is: Coatomer, beta subunit (TAIR:AT4G31480.2); Has 2805 Blast hits to 2731 proteins in 309 species: Archae - 0; Bacteria - 0; Metazoa - 1207; Fungi - 640; Plants - 392; Viruses - 0; Other Eukaryotes - 566 (source: NCBI BLink).) has product MDKSSTMLVHYDKGTPAVANEIKEALEGNDVEAKVDAMKKAIMLLLNGETIPQLFITIIRYVLPSEDHTIQKLLLLYLELIEKTDSKGKVLPEMILICQNLRNNLQHPNEYIRGVTLRFLCRMKETEIVEPLTPSVLQNLEHRHPFVRRNAILAIMSIYKLPHGDQLFVDAPEMIEKVLSTEQDPSAKRNAFLMLFTCAEERAVNYLLSNVDKVSDWNESLQMVVLELIRSVCKTKPAEKGKYIKIIISLLSATSSAVIYECAGTLVSLSSAPTAIRAAANTYCQLLLSQSDNNVKLILLDRLYELKTLHRDIMVELIIDVLRALSSPNLDIRRKTLDIALDLITHHNINEVVQMLKKEVVKTQSGELEKNGEYRQMLIQAIHACAVKFPEVASTVVHLLMDFLGDSNVASALDVVVFVREIIETNPKLRVSIITRLLDTFYQIRAGKVCPCALWIIGEYCLSLSEVESGISTITQCLGELPFYSVSEESEPTETSKKIQPTSSAMVSSRKPVILADGTYATQSAASETTFSSPTVVQGSLTSGNLRALLLTGDFFLGAVVACTLTKLVLRLEEVQSSKTEVNKTVSQALLIMVSILQLGQSPVSPHPIDNDSYERIMLCIKLLCHRNVEMKKIWLESCRQSFVKMISEKQLREMEELKAKTQTTHAQPDDLIDFFHLKSRKGMSQLELEDQVQDDLKRATGEFTKDENDANKLNRILQLTGFSDPVYAEAYVTVHHYDIALEVTVINRTKETLQNLCLELATMGDLKLVERPQNYSLAPERSMQIKANIKVSSTETGVIFGNIVYETSNVMERNVVVLNDIHIDIMDYISPAVCSEVAFRTMWAEFEWENKVAVNTTIQNEREFLDHIIKSTNMKCLTAPSAIAGECGFLAANLYAKSVFGEDALVNLSIEKQTDGTLSGYIRIRSKTQGIALSLGDKITLKQKGGS; this is encoded by the exons ATGGACAAATCTAGTACCATGCTTGTTCACTATGACAAAGGGACTCCAGCAGTTGCTAATGAGATTAAAGAAGCTCTCGAAGGAAATGATGTTGAAGCTAAAGTTGATGCCATGAAGAAGGCAATTATGCTTTTGCTGAATGGTGAAACCATTCCTCAGCTTTTCATTACCATTATAAGATATGTGCTGCCTTCTGAAGACCACACCATCCAAAAGCTTCTGTTGCTGTACCTGGAGCTGATTGAAAAGACAGATTCGAAGGGGAAGGTGTTGCctgaaatgattttgatatgCCAGAATCTTCGTAATAACCTTCAGCATCCGAATGAGTACATCCGTGGAGTGACACTGAGGTTTCTCTGTCGGATGAAGGAGACTGAAATAGTGGAACCTTTGACTCCATCAGTGTTACAAAATCTGGAGCATCGCCATCCATTTGTTCGCAGGAATGCAATTCTGGCAATCATGTCGATATATAAACTTCCACATGGCGACCAACTCTTCGTGGATGCACCTGAAATGATCGAGAAAGTTCTATCAACAGAACAAGATCCTTCTGCCAAGAGAAATGCATTTCTAATGCTCTTTACCTGTGCCGAAGAACGTGCAGTGAATTATCTTCTGAGCAATGTTGACAAGGTTTCAGACTGGAATGAATCACTTCAGATGGTGGTGCTGGAGCTGATTCGAAGTGTGTGTAAGACTAAACCAGCGGAGAAgggaaaatatattaaaattattatttctctGTTAAGTGCTACTTCTTCTGCAGTTATCTATGAATGTGCTGGGACACTTGTTTCTCTCTCATCTGCCCCTACTGCTATTCGAGCTGCTGCCAACACCTACTgccaacttcttctttctcagaGTGACAACAATGTGAAGCTTATCTTGCTCGATCGGTTGTATGAGCTTAAGACATTGCACAGAGATATCATGGTTGAGCTGATAATCGATGTGCTCAGAGCACTCTCAAGCCCAAACCTTGATATCCGCAGGAAGACACTTGACATTGCCCTTGACTTGATTACCCATCATAATATTAATGAAGTCGTTCAAATGTTGAAGAAAGAAGTTGTGAAGACACAGAGTGGAGAACTTGAGAAGAATGGAGAGTACAGGCAAATGCTTATTCAAGCCATCCATGCTTGTGCAGTTAAGTTCCCCGAAGTTGCAAGCACAGTGGTCCATCTTCTGATGGATTTCCTGGGAGATAGCAACGTGGCTTCAGCTCTTGACGTGGTTGTTTTCGTTAGAGAGATAATAGAAACAAATCCCAAGTTGAGAGTTTCAATCATCACCAGGTTGTTGGACACGTTCTATCAGATCCGTGCAGGAAAGGTCTGCCCTTGTGCACTTTGGATCATTGGTGAGTATTGCCTATCACTTTCAGAAGTTGAGAGTGGCATTTCAACTATTACACAATGCCTTGGCGAATTACcattttactctgtttctgagGAGTCTGAGCCAACTGAGACATCAAAGAAGATTCAGCCTACCTCTTCTGCCATGGTGTCCTCTAGAAAGCCAGTTATTCTTGCTGATGGAACTTATGCTACACAAAGCGCAGCCTCTGAAACCACATTCTCCTCGCCTACAGTTGTTCAAGGATCACTGACTTCTGGAAATTTGAGGGCACTCCTTCTAACTGGTGATTTTTTCCTCGGAGCTGTGGTTGCTTGCACGTTGACCAAACTTGTTCTTAGGTTGGAAGAGGTTCAGTCTTCCAAAACTGAAGTAAACAAGACAGTATCACAGGCTTTGCTAATCATGGTTTCTATTTTGCAACTTGGGCAATCTCCTGTTTCTCCACACCCTATTGATAATGATTCGTATGAGCGGATTATGTTGTGCATAAAATTGCTTTGCCATAGGAATGTTGAGATGAAAAAGATATGGTTGGAATCCTGCCGCCAGAGTTTTGTCAAGATGATTTCTGAAAAACAGCTTAGAGAGATGGAGGAACTGAAGGCAAAGACCCAAACAACTCATGCTCAACCGGATGATCTAATTGACTTCTTCCATCTAAAGAGTCGGAAg GGAATGAGTCAACTTGAGTTGGAAGACCAGGTACAAGATGACCTAAAGCGTGCAACTGGAGAATTCACCAAGGACGAGAACGATGCTAACAAACTTAACCGCATTCTTCAACTCACAGGATTCAGTGACCCAGTCTATGCTGAAGCATATGTAACGGTACACCATTATGATATTGCTCTTGAAGTTACAGTAATCAACCGAACCAAGGAAACCCTTCAGAACTTGTGCTTGGAGTTAGCAACCATGGGTGATCTCAAACTTGTTGAGCGTCCTCAGAACTATAGTCTGGCACCTGAAAGAAGCATGCAGATTAAAGCAAACATCAAGGTCTCGTCCACAGAGACAGGAGTCATATTCGGGAACATCGTCTATGAGACATCAAATGTAATGGAGCGCAATGTTGTGGTTCTTAACGACATACACATTGATATCATGGACTATATCTCCCCTGCTGTGTGCTCAGAGGTTGCTTTCAGAACTATGTGGGCAGAGTTTGAATGGGAAAACAAG GTTGCTGTGAACACCACAATTCAAAACGAAAGAGAATTCCTCGACCACATTATCAAATCCACAAACATGAAATGTCTCACTGCTCC ATCTGCAATAGCAGGTGAATGTGGATTCCTTGCAGCAAACTTATATGCAAAAAGTGTGTTTGGTGAGGATGCTCTTGTGAATTTGAGTATTGAGAAGCAAACGGATGGAACATTGAGTGGTTACATAAGGATAAGGAGCAAGACGCAAGGGATTGCTCTAAGTCTTGGAGACAAAATCACCCTCAAACAAAAGGGTGGTAGCTGA
- a CDS encoding SDA1 family protein translates to MFLAHVTPFYPNQLAAFPAQLTDLLRTSCLAMPSGLRYQVAQSLILLMNRKSLVIEDLLALFLDIQTLGDKNLRKLAFSHIVQTIRKMSITDPRHKSLHKIVFSMLEQEDETKAKRALVTLCELHKKKVWFGDKHDRVAIAICEACFHTSPRIRISSLRFLLDYDNINDEDDSDLRLCLTERLFTSKKKKQAKLQRAMRSIKRKQRASSENTTSTYSPLNHLNDAQNFAERLLPLIRPKPDESTVETNDKSSGETDDKSTGETYERRETRLMIIKVIARTIGLHKLLLFKFYTYLQAYAKDGVKDITQILAAAVQACHDGVPSDAVEPLFKQIVNKFLHDRSSPEAIPVALNVVREMFLRIPELMTEDLLHDLAQYKTDKKYRTHRKAISAASASLIALFREINPLLLVKKDRGRPGGPIARPKKYGEVNVFSNVPNVDLLQESDDDEVALPGSDDIEQELITEDEAEEDSNDGDDMNNTEDDTLVSGDEEEEKNDSDEAETDWENEEDEGEASVEGSGNREKAKGKKRKLVDFDASLLAADTSLRALKRCAEAEREQTSFAERDGILSNEDFRKIKEVKGKKDAKLALARKGLKVPDSDKLSKKLVNPAKLEVSCY, encoded by the exons ATGTTTCTCGCTCATGTCACTCCGTTTTATCCGAACCAGCTCGCCGCTTTTCCAGCTCAATTGACTGATTTACTCCGTACCTCATGCCTGGCAATGCCGTCGGGGCTTCGGTACCAAGTTGCGCaatctctgattcttcttATGAATCGAAag AGTCTTGTCATCGAGGATTTGTTAGCTCTGTTTCTAGATATTCAAACTCTTGGTGATAAAAACTTGCGAAAGCTTGCTTTCTCTCATATTGTTCAAACCATTCGTAAAATGAGTATCACTGATCCAAGGCACAAATCTCTTCACAAGATTGTTTTCTCTATGTTGGag CAAGAAGATGAAACCAAGGCTAAGAGAGCACTTGTTACCCTTTGTGAGcttcacaagaaaaaagtcTGGTTTGGTGATAAACATGACAGAGTAGCAATTGCCATTTGTGAAGCCTGCTTTCATACTTCACCTAG GATCAGGATATCTTCCCTTCGGTTTCTTCTTGACTACGACAACATTAACGATGAGGATGATAGTGATCTCAGGTTGTGTTTAACAGAGAGGCTGTTTACAAG caagaagaaaaagcaagcAAAACTGCAACGCGCCATGCGAAGTATTAAACGAAAGCAGCGTGCGTCGTCTGAGAACACTACTTCAACTTATTCACCTCTTAATCATCTAAATGATGCACAG AATTTTGCAGAGAGGTTGCTTCCCCTTATTAGGCCTAAGCCTGACGAGAGCACTGTGGAAACTAATGACAAGAGCAGTGGGGAAACTGATGACAAGAGCACTGGGGAAACTTATGAACGGCGCGAG ACCAGGTTGATGATTATAAAAGTTATTGCACGAACAATTGGTCTTCACAAGTTgcttttattcaaattttatactTATCTTCAAGCGTATGCTAAG GATGGTGTAAAGGACATTACACAAATACTTGCAGCAGCAGTTCAGGCTTGCCATGATGGG GTACCTTCGGATGCCGTGGAGCCACTGTTCAAGCAAATAGTGAATAAGTTTTTACACGATCGCTCAAGTCCGGAG GCTATTCCTGTCGCACTCAATGTGGTACGAGAAATGTTCCTTAGGATTCCCGAG TTGATGACAGAAGACTTGCTGCATGATCTTGCTCAGTATAAAACGGATAAAAAGTACCGTACCCATAGAAAAGCCATCTCAGCAGCATCTGCTTCCCTCATAGCATTGTTCAGAGAG ATCAACCCTTTGCTACTAGTGAAAAAAGACCGTGGCCGTCCTGGAGGTCCCATTGCCAGACCTAAAAAGTATGGAGAAGTCAATGTCTTCAGCAATGTTCCCAATGTTGATTTATTGCaagaaagtgatgatgatgaagtggCGTTGCCTGGGAGTGATGATATCGAACAGGAGCTGATAACTGAGGACGAGGCTGAAGAAGATTctaatgatggtgatgatatGAATAACACTGAAGATGATACTTTGGTTAgtggagatgaagaggaagagaagaatgaCAGTGATGAAGCCGAGACTGATTgggaaaacgaagaagatgaaggagaagctTCTGTGGAGGGTAGtggaaacagagagaaagcaAAGGGGAAGAAAAGGAAGTTAGTAGATTTTGATGCGAGTCTCCTCGCTGCTGATACAAGCCTACGAGCACTAAAGAGATGCGCAGAGGCAGAGAGGGAACAGACATCTTTTGCAGAAAGAGATGGCATACTTTCCAATGAGGACTTccgaaaaatcaaagaagttaag GGAAAGAAGGATGCGAAACTTGCATTGGCTCGAAAAGGATTGAAAGTTCCGGATTCTGATAAGCTAAGTAAGAAGCTGGTCAATCCAGCCAAACTTGAAGTAAGCTGTTACTAG